The following is a genomic window from Mycolicibacterium sp. TY81.
ATTCCGGAGATGGCTTCGGTGGCGCTGTAATGGGCGGCTGCCAGCGTGGCGGCGGTCGGGCCGATGACCACCGGGGCGTCGGCGAACACGCCCATCAGTTCGCCCAGGAACCGATCGGTGGGCGAGATCTGTCCGGAGATGATGGCCACCAGCCAGGTGCCGTGGACGTCGGACAGGGCGACGCGACCGTTGCGGCTGGCGACGTCGTGGACGTCCTCGCTGGCCAGATCGGCGCGGTCGGGTTGCGGGTAGCCCACCACGACGGTGGCGGGCGCGGTGGCGTCCCAGTTCAGTGCCGCCGCCTGCGACTGCAGGCTGGTGCCGACGTCGCCACGCACCACGGCGTCGACGACGTTGGCCTCCATCCGGGTGTCCCAGGCGCCGCGGGCCTCGGCCTGATCGGCGTACGCGCTGGCGGCAGCGAACGCCAGGTCGCGGCTGTACCGCAGGATGCCCGCGGTCAGCGCCGTCAGCTGTTCCTCGGTGCGGGCCAGTAGCGGCACCACTTCCTCGAAGAACTCCATGGTGGTCCGCACCATCTCCACCGACTGCCGCAGCGCGATGCGGCGCCGCAGATCCTGGGGCACGACCTCGAAGGCCTCCGCGGTGTAGCTGACGTCGCTGTTCGGGTCGCGCATCCACTCGACGAAGTTGACGACGGCGGTCTGCACCACCAGGTGAACGCTGGCGCGCTGCGAGGCCTCCAACTCGGCGAAGAACGGCAGGCGCTCCTCGAGGGCGTGCACGGCCTGCGTCGCCAAGGTGCCGGAGTACTGCTTGAGGCGACGCAGCACCGTGTCCGGGACGTTCTCGAGGACTTCGAGCGTCGACTTGGGCGGAACGAACCGCTTACCGCCGTTCGTGTTGTCAGGCATGACTAAAAGCTACGCCTGATTTCTGGAGACTTCTGCCAATCCGGTCGCGCCGAGATGACGGTTCCTGTCGGAAACCGTCATCTCAGCGTCTGCGGACTACGCGCTGCCGGTGTCGGCGTACGACACCTCGGCGGCCGAGACGTCGTCGATCCGGTACTGCTTGGCCGCCGCGACGGCCACCGACGGGTCGATCTCGCCGTCGCGGGCCAGGGCCTCCAGCACCGCCACCACCACCGACTCGGCGTCGGTGTTGAAGTAACGCCGGGCCGCCGGGCGGGTGTCGGAGAAGCCGAACCCGTCGGTGCCGAGCGTGACGTAGGTGTTCGGCACCCACGGCCGGATCTGCTCGGGCACCGCGCGCATCCAGTCGGACACCGCGACCACGGGGCCCGCGGTCTTCGCGAGCTGGGCGGTCACGTACGGGACGCCGGCCTGCTGGTCGGGGTGGCGCAGCGCCTGCCGGTCGATGGCCACGCCGTCGCGGTTCAGCTCACCCCAGCTCGTCACCGACCACACGTCGGCCGCCACATCCCAGTCGGCGGCCAGGATGTCGGCCGCCCGCAGCGCGTCGGGCATCGA
Proteins encoded in this region:
- a CDS encoding CdaR family transcriptional regulator encodes the protein MPDNTNGGKRFVPPKSTLEVLENVPDTVLRRLKQYSGTLATQAVHALEERLPFFAELEASQRASVHLVVQTAVVNFVEWMRDPNSDVSYTAEAFEVVPQDLRRRIALRQSVEMVRTTMEFFEEVVPLLARTEEQLTALTAGILRYSRDLAFAAASAYADQAEARGAWDTRMEANVVDAVVRGDVGTSLQSQAAALNWDATAPATVVVGYPQPDRADLASEDVHDVASRNGRVALSDVHGTWLVAIISGQISPTDRFLGELMGVFADAPVVIGPTAATLAAAHYSATEAISGMNAVSGWTGAPRPVAARELLPERALLGDRTAIAALELEVVRPLADAGPALTETLDAYLDAGGAIEACARKLFVHPNTVRYRLRRIADFTGRDPMVPRDAYVLRVASTVGRLSRTPAQANQQTA